In the genome of Ferrovibrio terrae, the window CGTCCCGGCGGTGGCGTCAGTTAGCGCTTGTTGCGGATCGGCAGCGGCATGCCCGATTCCTGGATGGTCTGCACCAGTTCCAGAAGATCGTTGTCGTCCTTGCCGTCCTTCTTGACCTTGAAGTGGTACATCTGCTGCAGGGCCTGATGGTCTTCCTTGCGGAACAGCATGGTGCCCTTCGGCGTATCGAAGACCATGCCTTCCATGGCAGTGATCAGCTTCTCGGTATTGGTGCCACCCGCCTTCTGCACGGCGGTCAGCGCGGCCGAGGCGGCAGCGAAACCACCAGCGGTGAAGAAGTCCGGCGGATTGCCGTTGTTGCGCTTCTTGTGCTCGGCAACGAACCAGTCGTTGATCGGGTTCTTCGGGAAGTCATGGTAGTAATAGACGGCGCCTTCCATGCCCGGATAGGGCTTGTAGCCCTTCATCACCGGCAGGATGTTGCCGCCCGGCGCGATCTCGATGTTGAAGCGTTCCGGCTTCAGGTCGGCGATCTTGGGCAGCGGATGCGGGCCGGCCCAGATCACAGCGATCACGCGCTTGCCCGGCTTGTCCTTCAGCGCGTCGAACATGCGCTGGGCAGACGCCGTGAAGTCAGTGGTCTGCTGCGGGGCATACTCTTCGAACACGATCTTGACGTTCGGACGGATCTGCGCGAGCGCATCCTTCATCGCCTTCACGCCATCACGACCGAAGGCATAGTCCTGCGCCAGCGTGGCGACGCTGACCTCGCCGCTCGCCGGGAAGGCGGCAGCGCCGGCAATCGCGTCTTGCGACGAGTTGCGGCCGGTACGGAAAATATAGCGGTTCCACTTCTCACCGGTGATCGCATCGGCCACGGCGGGCTCGACGATCAGGATTTTCTTGTGCTCTTCGGCAACCGGCAGCATGGCGAGCGCGCCGCCCGAACCGGTCGTGCCCACGGCCAGGTCGACGTTGTCGTCGGCATAGGCCTGTTCCAGCATCGACTTGGCGAGGTCGGGCTTGAACTGGTCGTCCTTGGTGATGACCACGATCTTGCGGCCCTGCCAGGTCATGGTGCCCTTGGTCATATACTCAAGGCCCATCATGAAACCGGTTTCGGTCTGCTTGGCATAGGCCTCAAGCGGACCGGTCTTGCTGGTGATCAAAGCGATCTTCAGGTCGGCGGCCTGCGCCGACAGCGCCAGACCGGCGCTCAGTACGGCGGCGAGGCCTGCCGTCTTCATCACGCGCTGCATGTAGTCTCTCCCTTGCGATGCGGGCATGGCGACGGAGACGAAACGAATGGCATGCGACATGCGCGACATTTTCCGCTCCTCCCTTTGCTTGGCCCGGGTTATCCCGGTGCCGATGGCGGACCGCGCCCGCTGGACGGTCCACAAACATGACAGTTGATTCATGTTTCATAGATTTGTACTGTCCGGCCACTGGGACGTCAAGCTGCATTCCGGTCATTCTGGACAAACCGCCAGAGCCTGACCGCATGCGGATCGTCCCGATGAACGGATTATGACAAGAGATTCATGGCTTACATGAACCCGAGGAAACGCGTCCTGCCCCTGCCCAAGACTGGCCGGGGCGAGCAGACCCGCCGCAAGATTCTCGATGCCGCGCAGCGCGAGATCGGCCGGCGCGGCTTTGCCGAGGCTTCCATCGCCACGATCACGGCCGAAGCCGGCGTGGCGCAAGGCACCTTCTATATCTACTTCCGCAGCAAGGAAGACGTGATGCGCGAGCTGGTCCTGCATATGGGCCGCATGCTGCGCCACCATCTGACCGAAGCGACAACGGGCGCCAAGGACCGTATCGAAGCCGAACGGCTGGGTCTGCGCGCCTTCCTCGATTTCGTGCGGCGCAACCCCGACCTCTACAAGCTGGTGGAAGAATCGCAGTTCGTGGATGAGAAAGTCTATCGCCAATATTATACCGACTTCGCCAAGTCTTATCGTATCGCGCTGGCAGCCGCCGAGAAGCGCGGTGAGATCACGCCGGGCAAAGGCGATCACGCCACCGAAGTGCGCGCCTGGATGCTGATGGGCATCTCGGTCTTCCTCGGTCAGCGCTATGGCCTGTGGGATCCCAAGGCACCGCTCGATCCCATTGTGGATGTGGCATCCGCCATGGTCGCTGGCGGCCTTGCCGCTAAAGCCGCACGCTGATGCCTACGACGTTGCTGGATATCGCCGACGGCGTCGCGCGACTGACGCTGAACCGGCCGGAACGGCATAACAGCCTCGTCCCTTCCCTGCTCGACAGCATGAATGCCGATCTCGACCGCATTGCCGGCCATCGCGAGATTCGTGCCGTGGTGCTGCAGGCGAGCGGTCGTAGCTTCAGCACGGGCGGCGATGTTGCCGGTTTCCATGCCGTGCCGCGCGGCCAGCGCCGTGCCTATGCCGAAGGCCTCGTCGGCAGCCTGAACCGCACGATCCTGGCATTGCTGCGCTTGCCGGTGCCGGTGATCGGCCGTATTCAGGGGGCTGTTACAGGCGGTTCGCTCGGGCTACTGCTGGCCTGCGACCTTGCCGCGATCACGCCGCAGGCTTTCATCCAACCCTATTATGCACAGGTCGGCTTCAGCCCTGACGGCGGCTGGACCGCCATGTTGCCTGCCCGTATTGGCGCGCAGCGTGCCCGCGAAATCCAGCTGCTGAACCAGCGCGTCTCGGCGCAAGAAGCCCTGCA includes:
- a CDS encoding substrate-binding domain-containing protein — protein: MSRMSHAIRFVSVAMPASQGRDYMQRVMKTAGLAAVLSAGLALSAQAADLKIALITSKTGPLEAYAKQTETGFMMGLEYMTKGTMTWQGRKIVVITKDDQFKPDLAKSMLEQAYADDNVDLAVGTTGSGGALAMLPVAEEHKKILIVEPAVADAITGEKWNRYIFRTGRNSSQDAIAGAAAFPASGEVSVATLAQDYAFGRDGVKAMKDALAQIRPNVKIVFEEYAPQQTTDFTASAQRMFDALKDKPGKRVIAVIWAGPHPLPKIADLKPERFNIEIAPGGNILPVMKGYKPYPGMEGAVYYYHDFPKNPINDWFVAEHKKRNNGNPPDFFTAGGFAAASAALTAVQKAGGTNTEKLITAMEGMVFDTPKGTMLFRKEDHQALQQMYHFKVKKDGKDDNDLLELVQTIQESGMPLPIRNKR
- a CDS encoding TetR/AcrR family transcriptional regulator, with product MNPRKRVLPLPKTGRGEQTRRKILDAAQREIGRRGFAEASIATITAEAGVAQGTFYIYFRSKEDVMRELVLHMGRMLRHHLTEATTGAKDRIEAERLGLRAFLDFVRRNPDLYKLVEESQFVDEKVYRQYYTDFAKSYRIALAAAEKRGEITPGKGDHATEVRAWMLMGISVFLGQRYGLWDPKAPLDPIVDVASAMVAGGLAAKAAR
- a CDS encoding enoyl-CoA hydratase/isomerase family protein — protein: MPTTLLDIADGVARLTLNRPERHNSLVPSLLDSMNADLDRIAGHREIRAVVLQASGRSFSTGGDVAGFHAVPRGQRRAYAEGLVGSLNRTILALLRLPVPVIGRIQGAVTGGSLGLLLACDLAAITPQAFIQPYYAQVGFSPDGGWTAMLPARIGAQRAREIQLLNQRVSAQEALQLGLVTTCIETDTLDATIEGWLEKLKTMQPASLASTKALLAADCAAGLEAELRSFLELIDSDEAEAGMTRFLNRGI